Proteins from a single region of Aerococcus viridans:
- a CDS encoding pyridoxamine kinase, with the protein MKNILIIHDASSFGKCSTTVALPILSSMHLQGTILPTALLSTHTGPGFEGFTFLDLTDEMEKIVDHWHSFDLKFDAAYVGYLGSVRQIKFLEKELPKLLKDDAKFYLDPVMADNGSFYYGFDEEYAKEMLNLCAMADVIMPNQTEASFLYGVDYTEGIWPQEKIDEFLTLVRKQTNASVVLTGAGYDGESQTGAYYLDVETGEKGLATGPFIGGKFHGTGDIFGSIFVGALANGASVKVASQLAVDYIPKIIEKSLDDPDVMMNGLQFELFLGDLSNFVSKLKANQQ; encoded by the coding sequence ATGAAAAATATTTTAATTATTCACGATGCTTCTAGTTTCGGTAAATGTTCTACAACAGTGGCATTACCTATTCTATCAAGTATGCACCTGCAAGGAACTATTTTACCAACAGCCTTGTTGTCAACACATACGGGGCCTGGATTTGAAGGATTCACATTTCTAGATTTAACTGATGAAATGGAAAAAATCGTGGATCATTGGCACTCATTTGACTTAAAATTTGATGCAGCATATGTAGGTTACTTAGGTAGCGTTCGCCAAATCAAGTTTTTAGAGAAAGAATTGCCAAAATTATTAAAAGATGATGCAAAATTCTATCTTGATCCTGTTATGGCTGACAATGGTAGCTTCTACTACGGTTTTGACGAAGAATATGCTAAAGAAATGTTGAATTTATGTGCGATGGCAGATGTGATTATGCCTAACCAAACAGAAGCGAGCTTCTTGTATGGTGTGGACTACACTGAAGGTATCTGGCCACAAGAAAAAATTGACGAATTCTTAACATTAGTTCGTAAACAAACCAATGCTTCAGTTGTATTAACTGGTGCAGGATATGACGGTGAAAGTCAAACTGGTGCTTACTACTTGGACGTAGAGACTGGTGAAAAAGGTTTAGCGACTGGACCATTTATCGGTGGTAAATTCCACGGTACTGGTGATATCTTCGGTTCAATCTTTGTTGGTGCATTAGCAAATGGTGCTTCTGTTAAAGTGGCTAGCCAATTAGCTGTGGACTACATTCCAAAAATTATCGAAAAATCATTAGATGATCCAGATGTTATGATGAATGGTTTACAATTTGAACTATTCTTAGGCGACTTATCTAACTTCGTATCAAAATTAAAAGCTAACCAACAATAA
- a CDS encoding shikimate dehydrogenase family protein, with protein MDSITDINGTTKFAAVIGQPLSHSLSPIIYNTSFKAQDLNMVYIAFETSEDDTIERIEHLKALDVQGINITMPGKFNAMQTVDRLDAASQYVNAVNMITRDDKGQWVGYNTDGAGLWLAVKNRGVDLVGKRLVVYGSGATSRIIIAQAVMEGMRDISVVARNIEEKDLLIKVCDALRADYPQIDLKLIDLSDQDQVGQAVKHAEIVIQSTSLGMGSSQGQSILADENWLQEGTVVMDVIYDPMETRFMQQAKARNCVVIGGLDMLVYQAKLNYQLFAHKEMPVQVVFDTIKGQLAARKAK; from the coding sequence GTGGATTCAATTACAGATATTAACGGGACAACGAAGTTTGCAGCGGTGATTGGCCAACCCTTGAGCCACTCGCTTTCACCAATTATTTACAATACATCTTTTAAAGCTCAAGACCTGAATATGGTCTACATCGCTTTTGAAACGAGCGAAGATGACACAATTGAACGGATTGAGCATTTGAAAGCCCTAGACGTTCAAGGGATTAACATTACCATGCCAGGGAAATTCAATGCTATGCAGACGGTTGACCGCTTAGATGCTGCTAGTCAATATGTCAACGCTGTCAACATGATTACCCGAGATGACAAGGGGCAATGGGTAGGCTACAATACTGATGGTGCCGGCTTATGGCTTGCCGTAAAAAACAGGGGCGTTGACCTAGTTGGCAAGCGGTTAGTCGTTTACGGATCTGGCGCAACGTCTAGGATCATTATTGCCCAGGCCGTAATGGAGGGCATGAGAGATATTTCTGTGGTGGCACGAAATATCGAAGAAAAAGACCTGTTGATTAAGGTGTGCGATGCTTTAAGAGCGGATTACCCACAAATTGACTTAAAACTGATTGACCTTTCAGATCAAGACCAAGTTGGTCAAGCTGTCAAGCATGCTGAAATCGTGATTCAATCAACGAGCCTAGGGATGGGATCAAGCCAGGGCCAATCCATTTTGGCGGACGAAAACTGGTTACAAGAGGGGACAGTGGTCATGGACGTGATTTACGATCCTATGGAAACCCGATTTATGCAACAAGCAAAAGCAAGAAATTGTGTGGTCATTGGTGGTTTAGATATGTTAGTTTACCAAGCTAAATTAAACTACCAATTATTTGCCCATAAAGAAATGCCAGTACAAGTAGTTTTTGATACCATTAAGGGTCAATTAGCTGCTAGAAAAGCCAAATAA
- a CDS encoding pseudouridine synthase: protein MTNKKAGKNTQRLDKFVSSMTPYSRSDVKTLIKKSAIYVNGSVAKKPNHPVNVTEDKVEVDGQVIVYEPYVYIMMHKPDGVISATEDNRWETVIDLLPEDLVLTYQPFPVGRLDKDTTGLLLITNDGQFNHALMAPKKHVEKEYAVLVDGLLSDKHIDQFEKGLDIGQGEKTKPAQLFIDQVDEEAGQSIARVVIAEGKYHQVKRMFHAVDCEVVQLHRQRIGQLILPDALTEGEFVQVDYQDLYDAIFEGKALNITE from the coding sequence ATGACAAATAAAAAGGCAGGGAAGAACACCCAACGTTTAGATAAATTTGTCTCTAGCATGACTCCTTATAGCCGAAGTGACGTGAAGACCTTAATCAAAAAATCCGCTATTTATGTCAATGGTTCTGTAGCCAAGAAGCCCAATCACCCAGTCAATGTAACAGAGGACAAGGTGGAAGTGGATGGTCAAGTAATCGTCTATGAACCTTACGTTTATATCATGATGCACAAGCCAGACGGCGTTATATCCGCAACCGAGGACAACCGTTGGGAGACAGTGATTGACCTTTTACCAGAAGACTTGGTCTTAACCTACCAACCATTTCCAGTTGGACGCCTAGACAAGGACACAACAGGCCTGCTACTGATCACCAACGATGGCCAATTCAATCATGCCTTAATGGCCCCTAAGAAACACGTGGAAAAGGAATACGCTGTTCTTGTTGACGGTTTATTATCAGACAAGCATATTGACCAATTTGAAAAAGGCTTGGACATTGGCCAAGGTGAAAAAACAAAGCCAGCACAACTCTTCATCGACCAAGTAGACGAAGAAGCTGGCCAATCCATAGCCCGTGTGGTCATAGCAGAAGGCAAGTACCACCAAGTTAAGCGCATGTTCCATGCAGTTGATTGTGAAGTCGTTCAACTACACCGCCAACGCATTGGGCAATTGATACTACCGGATGCCCTAACAGAAGGTGAATTCGTTCAAGTAGACTATCAAGATCTCTACGACGCCATCTTCGAAGGTAAAGCATTAAACATCACAGAATAA
- the leuS gene encoding leucine--tRNA ligase, whose amino-acid sequence MAFNHKVIEKKWQKYWDENKEFKTLEDYSKPKYYALDMFPYPSGAGLHVGHPEGYTATDIMSRYKRAQGYNVLHPMGWDAFGLPAEQYALDTGNDPVDFTAKNIATFKRQIKSLGFSYDWDREINTTDPKFYKWTQWIFTKLYEKGLAYEDEILVNWCEALGTVLANEEVIDGKSERGGYPVVRKPMKQWVLRITAYADRLLEGLENVDWPNSVVEMQRHWIGKSEGAQLTFDIKDHDLTFDAFTTRPDTIYGLTFAVLAPEHDLVRQIVTEAQREEVEAYLLAASMKSDLDRTDLAKEKTGVFTGAYGIHPLTGEPFEIWVADYVLASYGTGAVMAVPAHDSRDYEFAKQFNLPIRPVIEGGDVAVEAYTGDGPHINSGELNGLETAEATEKAIEMLTASGRGERQTTYRLRDWVFSRQRYWGEPIPIIHWEDGTTTAVPEDELPVRLPKTDNIKPSGTGESPLANIEEWLYVTDPETGMKGRRETNTMPQWAGSSWYFLRYIDPKNSNEFASKEALDYWYNVDLYIGGAEHAVLHLLYARFWNMFLYDLGVVPNEEPFQKLYNQGMILGEGNEKMSKSKGNVVNPDDVVNQYGADTLRLYEMFMGPLDASIAWSENGLEGSRRFLERVWRLLVDENGKMRDRITTMNTGELDKVYHQTVQKVTEDFDNLHFNTAISQMMVFVNEANKAESLYYEYVKGFIQLIAPIAPHLAEEMWVIVGNEPGISYVDWPTFDPAMIVDDEIEIVVQVNGKIKAKLQVPNDSAKEALLEIAHANEKVQEAIAGKTIRKEIVVPNKLVNIVAN is encoded by the coding sequence ATGGCTTTTAATCATAAAGTAATTGAGAAGAAATGGCAAAAATATTGGGACGAGAATAAAGAGTTTAAAACTTTAGAGGATTATTCAAAACCTAAATATTACGCACTAGACATGTTCCCTTACCCATCAGGGGCTGGACTACATGTAGGACATCCAGAAGGGTATACAGCAACAGATATCATGTCGCGTTACAAACGTGCACAAGGGTATAACGTCTTACACCCAATGGGATGGGATGCTTTTGGTTTGCCTGCTGAGCAATACGCCTTAGATACAGGGAATGACCCGGTTGATTTCACTGCGAAAAATATTGCCACATTCAAACGTCAAATCAAATCACTAGGATTTTCTTATGATTGGGACCGTGAAATCAATACAACCGATCCGAAATTTTATAAATGGACACAATGGATTTTCACTAAATTATATGAAAAAGGTTTAGCCTATGAAGACGAAATTTTGGTTAACTGGTGTGAAGCTTTAGGTACAGTATTAGCCAATGAAGAAGTTATCGACGGTAAGTCTGAACGTGGTGGCTACCCAGTGGTTCGTAAACCAATGAAACAATGGGTATTACGGATTACTGCTTACGCTGACCGTTTATTAGAAGGTTTGGAAAATGTTGACTGGCCAAATTCAGTTGTTGAAATGCAACGTCACTGGATTGGTAAATCAGAAGGTGCGCAATTAACTTTCGATATTAAAGATCATGACTTAACTTTTGATGCCTTTACGACGCGTCCAGACACAATTTACGGCTTAACTTTCGCTGTTTTAGCGCCTGAACATGACTTGGTGCGTCAAATCGTGACAGAAGCGCAACGTGAAGAAGTGGAAGCTTATTTACTTGCAGCTTCAATGAAATCTGACTTAGACCGTACAGATTTAGCCAAAGAAAAAACTGGGGTATTCACCGGTGCTTACGGTATCCACCCATTAACTGGTGAACCATTTGAAATCTGGGTTGCAGACTATGTTTTAGCTTCATATGGTACGGGTGCTGTTATGGCGGTTCCTGCCCATGATAGCCGTGACTACGAATTCGCTAAACAATTCAACCTACCCATTCGACCGGTAATTGAAGGTGGCGATGTTGCTGTTGAAGCATATACTGGAGACGGTCCTCACATTAATTCAGGTGAATTAAACGGTTTAGAAACTGCAGAAGCTACTGAAAAAGCGATTGAAATGTTAACAGCTTCAGGTCGCGGTGAACGTCAAACAACATACCGTTTACGTGACTGGGTCTTCTCTCGTCAACGTTACTGGGGTGAACCAATTCCAATTATCCATTGGGAAGATGGCACAACAACTGCAGTTCCAGAAGATGAGCTACCAGTTCGTTTACCAAAAACTGACAACATTAAACCATCAGGTACAGGTGAATCTCCATTAGCCAATATTGAAGAGTGGTTATATGTCACTGATCCTGAAACAGGTATGAAAGGCCGCCGTGAAACAAACACAATGCCACAATGGGCAGGTTCATCATGGTACTTCCTACGTTATATCGACCCTAAAAATTCAAATGAATTTGCTTCCAAAGAAGCTTTAGACTACTGGTACAATGTGGACTTGTATATAGGTGGGGCTGAGCATGCGGTATTGCATTTACTATATGCACGTTTTTGGAATATGTTCTTGTATGATTTAGGTGTAGTACCAAATGAAGAACCATTCCAAAAACTTTATAACCAAGGGATGATTCTTGGTGAAGGTAATGAGAAAATGTCTAAATCTAAAGGGAACGTTGTAAATCCTGACGATGTAGTCAACCAATACGGGGCAGATACCTTACGTCTATACGAAATGTTCATGGGTCCTCTAGATGCGTCAATCGCTTGGTCTGAGAATGGTCTTGAAGGTTCTCGTCGTTTCCTAGAACGTGTATGGCGTTTACTAGTTGATGAAAATGGCAAAATGCGTGACCGTATTACGACAATGAACACTGGTGAATTAGACAAAGTTTACCACCAAACTGTTCAAAAAGTTACGGAAGACTTTGACAACCTACACTTTAATACAGCCATTTCTCAAATGATGGTATTTGTAAATGAAGCCAATAAGGCTGAAAGCCTATACTATGAATACGTGAAAGGCTTTATTCAATTGATTGCTCCAATCGCGCCGCATTTAGCAGAAGAAATGTGGGTAATTGTTGGAAACGAACCTGGTATTTCATACGTAGACTGGCCAACATTTGATCCAGCGATGATCGTTGACGATGAAATCGAAATTGTTGTTCAAGTGAATGGTAAAATCAAAGCGAAATTACAAGTGCCTAATGATAGTGCCAAAGAAGCATTGTTAGAAATTGCCCATGCAAACGAGAAAGTGCAAGAAGCAATTGCTGGTAAAACAATTCGCAAAGAAATCGTAGTACCAAACAAACTAGTCAATATTGTGGCAAATTAG
- a CDS encoding polysaccharide biosynthesis protein has translation MGIDDPNLNRTDEVEEVIQPEEVDPLDLPPRKPSASAQEKMNAGASWMTIASMVSRILGVLYIMPWYKWMGEPHIANEANSLFNIGYSYYAIFLSITIAGVPDSIAKQMAYYNARGYYKTANRLFKAGLALMTVTGLVGGVLLWTFAPILAQSTPARDFDSVVLVIRSLVPALVVLPTISVIRGYFQGHQDMKPSAISQITEQILRVLYMLGAVYIIRVINNGEMVKAVTHSTFAAFLGALAALATLVFFFMRYRKGYNKEEELYAVKEETYVSSKNLLLEIVMIAIPFIVSGSAIELSRLVDTNTYMPIMERVSHLSHDQLINEYAIFGANANKLVTIIVSLAVAIGSTSIAVISATYSEEKRGIEAKLANKAQPKRIDRHTTQDFPETKGLIGHNLKLFSLVMFPSAIGMAVLAEPLYAIIFTHDPLGTSLLQLSAAVAVTMGLFSVLVAMLQAMSFFKDAIMGMLLGVTLKLVLQAPFLAMFSTSGALLATGTAFIGIAVFYLWRLKVRINLSVVEVLGQIKGIALLSGAMGIATWLVNQFLRRTILSPEISLVHQVAQIVIVAGVGVAVYVIGGLRFKLLDTLLGDKAKMLRAKLGMGRYDK, from the coding sequence ATGGGTATAGACGATCCGAATTTAAATCGGACTGATGAAGTGGAAGAAGTGATTCAACCTGAAGAAGTGGATCCACTTGATCTGCCACCTAGAAAACCAAGTGCCAGCGCACAAGAAAAAATGAATGCTGGGGCATCTTGGATGACCATTGCCTCAATGGTGTCACGGATCTTAGGGGTCCTTTACATCATGCCTTGGTACAAATGGATGGGTGAACCGCACATCGCCAATGAAGCCAATTCCTTGTTCAATATTGGGTATAGTTACTACGCGATTTTCTTGTCCATTACAATCGCCGGGGTACCAGATTCAATCGCTAAACAAATGGCTTATTATAATGCACGAGGCTACTATAAAACAGCCAACCGCTTGTTCAAGGCGGGTCTAGCCTTGATGACGGTTACTGGTTTAGTAGGTGGTGTCCTACTTTGGACATTCGCACCCATTTTGGCCCAATCAACACCAGCCCGTGATTTCGATTCAGTAGTATTAGTTATTCGGTCCTTGGTGCCAGCTTTAGTTGTTCTACCAACAATTTCAGTTATCCGTGGTTACTTCCAAGGGCACCAAGATATGAAGCCATCCGCGATTTCACAAATTACTGAACAAATCTTACGTGTCCTATACATGTTAGGGGCGGTTTACATCATCCGTGTGATCAATAACGGTGAAATGGTCAAAGCTGTAACTCACTCAACATTTGCGGCCTTCCTTGGGGCACTAGCAGCCTTAGCCACATTGGTATTCTTCTTTATGCGCTACCGCAAAGGTTACAATAAGGAAGAAGAATTGTACGCGGTTAAGGAAGAAACCTACGTCTCTTCCAAAAATCTATTACTCGAAATCGTGATGATTGCTATTCCATTCATCGTTTCCGGTTCAGCAATCGAACTATCCCGTTTAGTCGATACCAACACCTATATGCCGATAATGGAAAGGGTTTCTCATCTTTCACATGATCAATTAATCAATGAATACGCCATTTTCGGTGCCAACGCCAATAAACTCGTGACCATCATCGTTTCCCTAGCGGTTGCCATCGGTTCGACATCCATCGCTGTTATTTCAGCTACCTATTCAGAAGAGAAAAGGGGTATCGAGGCCAAGCTGGCAAATAAAGCACAGCCAAAACGTATTGACCGACATACCACACAAGATTTTCCAGAAACAAAAGGGTTAATCGGCCACAACTTGAAATTATTCTCCCTAGTCATGTTCCCATCTGCAATCGGGATGGCGGTTTTAGCTGAGCCCTTGTACGCGATCATCTTTACCCACGATCCACTAGGTACCTCACTATTACAATTATCAGCAGCAGTAGCTGTGACTATGGGGCTTTTTTCAGTATTGGTTGCCATGCTGCAAGCCATGTCCTTCTTTAAAGACGCTATTATGGGTATGTTACTTGGGGTAACACTTAAATTGGTCCTACAAGCACCTTTCCTAGCGATGTTTAGCACTTCAGGTGCCTTATTAGCTACAGGAACAGCCTTTATCGGAATTGCTGTATTCTACTTGTGGCGCCTAAAAGTCCGTATCAACTTATCAGTAGTTGAAGTTCTAGGCCAAATCAAGGGCATTGCTTTGTTATCAGGTGCTATGGGTATTGCCACTTGGTTAGTCAACCAATTCTTACGACGCACTATCTTATCACCTGAAATATCACTTGTGCACCAAGTAGCTCAAATTGTGATTGTAGCTGGTGTTGGGGTAGCGGTTTATGTCATTGGTGGTTTACGCTTTAAACTATTAGATACACTACTTGGCGACAAGGCCAAAATGCTTCGTGCGAAATTAGGAATGGGCCGCTATGACAAATAA
- the aroB gene encoding 3-dehydroquinate synthase: MKLEKVNVAVANPYDVIIDNDLIKNAGHYLEDLVQQRKVMIVTDENVASYGYLGTLQEAISPITTEVNTITLPAGEAQKSSANYIRLQEELATLNYSRSDILIALGGGVIGDLVGFTAATYLRGIPYIQIPTTLLSAIDSSVGGKTAIDLPQGKNLVGAFYQPARVLCDLTTFHTLSQSIFEDGCAELIKYGMILDSDLLNNLMTRDQPLNALSEDLAAVVKRCVEIKRSVVLEDELDLGLRQLLNFGHTIGHAIEQVSHYKVSHGRGVATGMILTQLMAEKEGQTALSLADRFNNLLNQYHLLDQVHVAKEYTFEHILGAMTNDKKRRGGEITEIFPESFGKCELKTITFDQYAGWLETIFTDLKADKLPITIVEAGA; the protein is encoded by the coding sequence ATGAAATTGGAAAAAGTAAATGTAGCAGTTGCCAATCCCTATGATGTGATCATTGACAACGATTTGATTAAAAATGCCGGACATTATCTGGAAGATCTGGTCCAACAACGTAAGGTCATGATCGTTACTGACGAGAACGTGGCTTCATATGGTTACCTAGGGACCCTACAAGAGGCGATTAGCCCAATTACGACTGAGGTGAACACCATTACGTTGCCAGCTGGAGAGGCCCAGAAATCATCTGCAAACTACATCCGCTTGCAAGAAGAGTTGGCCACTTTGAATTATTCACGTTCAGACATCCTGATTGCCTTGGGAGGTGGGGTAATTGGTGACTTAGTTGGCTTTACAGCAGCGACTTATTTGCGCGGCATTCCCTACATTCAAATTCCGACGACCTTACTTTCAGCTATTGATTCTTCAGTAGGCGGCAAAACGGCCATCGACTTACCCCAGGGTAAAAACTTAGTTGGCGCTTTTTATCAGCCAGCACGCGTCCTTTGTGACTTAACTACCTTCCATACTTTATCGCAAAGTATTTTCGAAGATGGGTGTGCAGAACTAATTAAATACGGCATGATTTTAGACAGTGATTTACTGAACAACTTAATGACCCGCGACCAACCTTTAAATGCCTTGAGCGAAGACTTGGCAGCTGTTGTTAAACGTTGTGTTGAGATTAAACGGAGCGTTGTGTTAGAAGACGAACTAGATTTAGGCTTGCGTCAATTATTGAACTTTGGCCATACGATTGGACACGCGATTGAACAAGTATCACATTACAAAGTTTCACATGGTCGAGGCGTTGCAACGGGTATGATTTTGACCCAATTAATGGCTGAAAAAGAAGGGCAGACAGCGTTAAGTTTGGCTGACCGTTTTAACAATTTACTCAACCAATACCATCTATTAGACCAAGTGCATGTGGCAAAAGAGTATACCTTTGAGCATATTCTTGGCGCCATGACCAACGACAAGAAACGTCGGGGTGGGGAAATTACAGAAATCTTTCCTGAATCATTCGGTAAATGTGAACTTAAAACTATTACTTTTGACCAATATGCTGGCTGGTTAGAGACCATTTTTACTGACCTAAAAGCTGATAAATTACCTATTACAATCGTAGAAGCGGGGGCTTAA
- the aroF gene encoding 3-deoxy-7-phosphoheptulonate synthase produces MNTQVMTAGTEVTILANIKEPYKRASLSYKSAPSVVQVGNIQIGNGHFAMIGGPCSIEGLDKLDEVAAAVKDSGANMLRGGAFKPRTSPYAFQGLGQEGLDMLEAVGKKYDLPVVTEVMAVDQVHLFDGIDMYQVGARNMQNFDLLKAIGQTTKPVLLKRGMAASIEDLLMAAEYILAQGNPNVILCERGIRTYETSTRNTLDLSAIPVLRSKTHLPIVVDPSHAVGKREWVESMAMAAVAAGADGLIIEIHQNPDEAWSDGRQSLYLDEYKALTKKVQALHTFLADLN; encoded by the coding sequence ATGAATACACAAGTAATGACTGCAGGAACGGAAGTAACGATTTTAGCTAATATTAAAGAGCCATACAAACGAGCGAGCTTATCATACAAGTCGGCGCCATCAGTTGTACAAGTAGGCAATATCCAAATTGGTAACGGTCATTTTGCCATGATCGGTGGCCCATGTTCAATCGAGGGCTTGGATAAATTGGACGAAGTGGCTGCAGCGGTGAAAGATTCAGGTGCCAATATGTTACGCGGTGGGGCGTTCAAACCACGTACATCTCCATACGCATTCCAAGGGTTAGGGCAAGAAGGTTTAGACATGTTAGAGGCTGTTGGTAAGAAGTACGACTTACCAGTGGTGACAGAAGTGATGGCTGTTGATCAAGTGCATTTATTCGATGGGATCGATATGTACCAAGTGGGTGCACGAAACATGCAAAATTTTGATTTATTAAAGGCAATTGGTCAAACGACAAAACCAGTCTTGTTAAAACGCGGTATGGCTGCTTCAATCGAAGACTTATTAATGGCGGCTGAATACATATTAGCCCAAGGTAATCCGAATGTGATCTTATGTGAACGTGGTATTCGTACTTACGAGACAAGTACGCGAAACACTTTAGATTTATCAGCAATTCCTGTTTTACGTTCAAAAACGCACTTACCAATTGTGGTTGACCCGAGTCATGCTGTAGGGAAACGTGAGTGGGTTGAATCAATGGCTATGGCTGCGGTGGCTGCTGGCGCTGACGGTTTGATCATTGAAATTCATCAAAATCCAGATGAGGCTTGGTCAGACGGCCGACAATCGTTATACTTAGATGAGTACAAGGCGTTAACTAAGAAAGTGCAAGCATTACACACATTCTTAGCGGATTTAAATTAA
- the pepV gene encoding dipeptidase PepV codes for MTINWQEEINNRKDDLINDLFTLLSVNSVRDDSKASAEAPVGPGPKEALETFLKIAERDGFTAKNVDNLAGHAEFGTGDETLGVLAHVDVVPVDDKWDTDPFKPEIINDRIYARGASDDKGPLMAAYYGLKVIKELGLPVEKRVRFIVGTDEESEWQGVTRYFEVEDEPDFGFSPDADFPIINGEKGMYSAKLIFDRRSEKLLSFESGLRENMVPGEAHAVVTGLTSDVNQIVADFQAANPEITIIVSPDADATAITVEGKGVHAMNPSVGYNAATYLSKLLLQLDDDLAQDDLLKFLGDLLHLDFNGEKLGIAHEDEIMGKVTVNPGLVGEEDGKLYTVLNIRVPRGKEYSEIDATFAAHGETYHYNFVDGTKTNKVPHYVPADDPLVQTLLAVYENQTGEKGQERSIGGGTYGRLLKRGVAFGALFPDSVDTMHQANEFFAVRDLMKSAAIYAEAIYELIKPENT; via the coding sequence ATGACAATTAATTGGCAAGAAGAAATCAACAATCGTAAAGATGACTTAATCAATGACTTATTTACATTATTAAGCGTAAACAGTGTGCGTGACGACAGTAAAGCAAGTGCAGAGGCACCTGTTGGACCTGGCCCTAAAGAGGCATTAGAAACTTTCTTGAAGATTGCTGAACGCGATGGCTTCACAGCTAAAAACGTCGATAACCTTGCAGGTCATGCTGAATTCGGTACAGGCGATGAAACGCTTGGTGTTTTAGCCCACGTAGACGTTGTTCCAGTAGACGATAAATGGGATACTGATCCATTCAAACCCGAAATTATCAACGACCGCATCTATGCCCGTGGTGCTTCAGACGATAAAGGTCCTTTAATGGCTGCCTACTACGGTTTGAAAGTCATCAAAGAATTAGGATTACCAGTTGAGAAACGTGTTCGTTTCATCGTTGGTACAGACGAAGAAAGCGAATGGCAAGGTGTCACACGCTACTTTGAAGTTGAAGATGAACCTGATTTTGGATTCTCACCAGACGCCGATTTCCCAATTATTAATGGGGAAAAAGGGATGTACTCAGCTAAGCTAATATTCGACCGTCGTTCTGAAAAATTACTTTCATTTGAAAGTGGTCTTCGTGAAAATATGGTACCGGGTGAAGCACATGCAGTTGTGACTGGATTGACCTCTGATGTCAACCAAATCGTTGCCGATTTCCAAGCAGCTAATCCAGAAATCACAATCATTGTAAGTCCAGACGCTGATGCAACGGCAATTACTGTTGAAGGTAAAGGCGTTCACGCAATGAATCCAAGTGTTGGATATAATGCGGCAACATATTTATCTAAATTATTATTACAATTAGACGATGATTTAGCCCAAGATGATCTATTGAAATTCTTAGGTGACCTATTACATTTAGACTTTAATGGTGAAAAATTAGGTATTGCCCATGAAGATGAAATTATGGGTAAAGTGACTGTAAACCCAGGTTTGGTTGGCGAAGAAGACGGCAAATTATACACTGTCTTAAATATTCGTGTACCACGTGGTAAAGAATATAGTGAAATTGATGCAACATTTGCGGCCCACGGAGAAACTTACCACTACAACTTTGTAGACGGTACGAAAACCAATAAAGTACCGCATTACGTACCAGCAGATGATCCTTTGGTGCAAACTTTACTAGCTGTTTATGAAAATCAAACAGGCGAAAAAGGGCAAGAACGTTCAATCGGTGGGGGAACCTATGGCCGTTTACTCAAACGTGGTGTAGCCTTTGGTGCATTATTCCCAGATTCAGTAGACACTATGCACCAAGCCAATGAATTCTTTGCGGTTCGTGACTTAATGAAATCAGCAGCTATCTACGCTGAAGCCATTTACGAATTGATTAAGCCAGAAAACACATAA